From a single Drosophila sulfurigaster albostrigata strain 15112-1811.04 chromosome 3, ASM2355843v2, whole genome shotgun sequence genomic region:
- the LOC133843835 gene encoding sodium channel protein Nach — MVRFGLVFSSWLKRCCTWINHKSQLVLGVSFSVAQNVFRRLTDITAQAGAETSVLAIRLTVDRRLHFSERLLWLCALIASIFAVYQLSEVQIARYFNSPTVISVDRDYRGWNGSLPAVTLCYYDHIDSFKANELIQDLWNVSIIDEDYFYIMDFLYAVVNATASNYAELTRFASDERFDQIDLYDIILGINRPFEQVISTFDSNFMVHVQMVMTERGSCYAINSPMSAVLGKDPVQYDELPPPLTCQYGKQQCYIRMDLFESTGVLDVHSPYEVSASEANIVALHKSDEITASFKVLETVASKNLRELSVEQRKCVFNDEETSNLKIYSKSLCLARCRAIMALEMCNCVPFFYPFVEGPSCNPAGFECLLDFKWPIWALHICKCPSTCTEIEYTMQTVKKSSWGIKNNEEAASAESATSSFRWDLIPPKVRFRRDVVFSFEDLIVSFGGVMALFVGISVMGAVQISYVIIYNCLLDTFKLIRFIHLNFHERCRRAIPAFRRRTSPSHVSRAETAELPLFEYVN, encoded by the exons ATGGTCCGGTTCGGTTTGGTTTTTAGTAGCTGGTTAAAACGTTGCTGCACCTGGATAAATCATAAGTCGCAGCTAGTGTTGGGAGTGTCCTTTAGCGTAGCTCAAAATGTCTTTCGAAGATTAACAGACATCACAGCACAAGCTGGAGCCGAGACCAGCGTGCTGGCCATACGTCTCACAGTGGATCGTCGGTTGCACTTTTCCGAGCG ACTCCTCTGGCTGTGCGCGCTCATCGCCAGCATCTTTGCCGTCTACCAGCTGAGCGAAGTGCAAATCGCTCGCTACTTCAACTCACCCACCGTCATTTCGGTGGATCGCGATTATCGTGGCTGGAATGGATCCTTGCCAGCGGTTACACTTTGCTACTACGATCACATTGATTCCTTCAAGGCTAATGAGCTGATACAGGACTTGTGGAATGTCTCCATCATCGATGAGGATTACTTCTATATCATGGACTTTTTGTACGCCGTCGTCAATGCCACTGCAAGTAATTATGCCGAGCTCACCAGATTCGCAAGCGATGAACGTTTCGATCAGATTGATCTCTATGATATTATATTGGGCATTAATCGTCCCTTTGAGCAGGTGATTAGCACGTTTGATAGCAACTTTATGGTGCATGTCCAGATGGTAATGACGGAGCGAGGCTCCTGCTACGCCATCAACTCACCCATGTCTGCGGTGCTGGGCAAAGA CCCTGTCCAGTACGATGAACTGCCTCCGCCGCTAACCTGTCAGTATGGCAAGCAGCAGTGTTACATTCGAATGGATCTCTTCGAGAGCACGGGCGTG CTAGATGTGCACTCGCCATATGAAGTATCCGCCTCGGAGGCCAACATTGTGGCCCTGCACAAATCAGACGAAATCACAGCCTCATTCAAGGTGCTCGAGACCGT AGCATCTAAAAATCTGCGAGAACTGAGCGTTGAACAACGCAAGTGCGTCTTTAATGATGAAGAAACCTCAAATCTAAAg ATCTATAGTAAATCTCTCTGTCTGGCAAGATGTCGAGCGATCATGGCCTTGGAAATGTGCAACTGCGTGCCCTTTTTCTATCCTTTTGTGGAAGGACCCAGCTGCAATCCGGCTGGCTTTGAGTGTTTGCTGGATTTCAAATGGCCCATTTGGGCGCTACACATTTGTAAATGTCCATCAACATGCACTGAGATCGAGTACACCATGCAGACGGTTAAAAAGAGCTCTTGGGGCATCAAGAACAACGAAGAAGCGGCGAGTGCTGAATCGGCTACATCAAGCTTTCGCTGGGATCTAATACCACCCAAGGTGCGCTTTAGACGTGATGTTGTCTTTAGCTTTGAGGATCTCATTG TCTCGTTTGGTGGCGTCATGGCGTTGTTTGTGGGCATCAGTGTCATGGGGGCAGTGCAAATATCTTACGTCATCATTTACAACTGCTTACTGGACACTTTCAAACTAATTCGCTTTATTCATCTAAATTTTCACGAACGCTGTCGGCGAGCTATTCCGGCGTTTAGACGGAGGACTAGTCCAAGTCATGTTTCTCGAGCTGAGACCGCTGAGCTGCCGCTCTTTGAATATGtgaattaa
- the LOC133843818 gene encoding putative gustatory receptor 59e, with the protein MGSWSKKPLGNRWLRLLSIVSRLLGVSPASSKYRHVHLVWSLMLLSWIWFVCTSLLISKSQMQVLAIEKLMYLIEYPSNMIITAIFSLYVYRSASFFESQAMQQFKLQTLLFVDAWASQGFYNQLGNYVLKLLLMVFAFHGICVTIDILWLNFNWLLTLYSNCAHNLVGLMISLSLLQYVLALRGICLLLQQLNLRLEQLQPSRNSICILSPTTAEFEHKLEQLRGIVVALNDMHSQLLDRFGVVFLVSFVNSLVSFCYELFNTFRMVEQAQWEEWVLFIYRLLWLLMHGTRIWCVLIGNTRIAEQKCQLCLLLNKFHLQDTRQERAVNHFLLQFQTHDVCPSTVCGVVDLDTLAVGGFISALSAIVIFLIQIDLGNKSLMGYSF; encoded by the exons ATGGGCAGTTGGAGCAAGAAACCACTCGGCAATCGCTGGTTGCGTCTCCTTTCCATTGTGAGTCGCCTTCTGGGCGTATCTCCAGCGAGTAGCAAGTATCGCCATGTGCACTTGGTCTGGTCTCTCATGCTGCTCAGCTGGATCTGGTTTGTGTGCACAAGTCTGCTGATATCCAAGTCACAGATGCAAGTGTTGGCCATCGAGAAGTTGATGTACCTCATCGAGTATCCCTCGAATATGATCATCACAGCCATCTTTTCACTCTACGTCTACCGCAGTGCGAGTTTCTTTGAGAGCCAGGCAATGCAGCAATTTAAACTGCAGACGTTGCTCTTCGTCGATGCTTGGGCATCACAGGGATTCTACAATCAACTGGGAAATTATGTGTTGAAACTTTTGCTGATGGTGTTTGCCTTTCACGGCATCTGTGTGACAATTGACATTCTTTGGCTGAACTTCAATTGGCTCCTCACACTCTACAGCAACTGTGCCCACAATCTCGTTGGTTTGATGATCAGTCTCAGTCTGTTGCAATATGTGCTCGCCCTGCGTGGCAtctgcctgctgctgcagcagcttaACTTACGGCTGGAGCAACTGCAGCCCAGTCGCAACAGCATTTGCATTCTGTCACCAACAACTGCGGAGTTTGAACACAAGCTGGAGCAACTGCGTGGCATTGTGGTTGCCTTGAACGACATGCACTCACAGCTCCTGGATAGATTTGGAGTCGTCTTTTTGGTGagctttgttaattcactTGTAAGCTTCTGCTACGAACTGTTCAATACGTTCCGCATGGTGGAGCAGGCTCAGTGGGAGGAATGGGTGCTGTTTATCTATCGCCTGCTCTGGCTGCTGATGCATGGCACTCGCATCTGGTGTGTCCTCATTGGCAATACTCGCATTGCGGAGCAG AAGTGCCAGCTGTGCCTGCTGCTCAACAAGTTCCACTTGCAGGACACGCGACAGGAACGCGCTGTTAATCACTTTCTGCTGCAGTTTCAGACACACGACGTCTGCCCATCAACAGTGTGCGGAGTTGTCGACTTGGACACCCTCGCAGTGGGCGGG TTTATCAGCGCTTTGTCGGCCATTGTTATATTCCTAATACAAATCGATCTGGGCAATAAATCCCTAATGGGTTATTCCTTTTAA
- the LOC133839971 gene encoding putative gustatory receptor 59f — translation MWLPKLKQASRKGRKVAALQWAKRNWNLTLQLHKSSSDQLREELKLLLFICVLAGSAPIAVFPRYRSRCYDAVQQSWLIVLYAWLCFAAYWDLLHGNIKLSDLEQKFYGIESMTYLIHVPCIMILSVSWKQKICAVFDRIAQFDLASGYIVERRNIGPCIRKHLLVVLILTSCYIPISYCFCQYEVNRTIIDLSTFVLPNILSGISFIPYFIMLQGVCRRMHCITVSLGAELQKEFPIQRDHLNQLRWQHINLLQFTKAVNQTFGVSILCVYVSSFFNVNTNLFLAYKNIENPDVSDWAWWTYILLWLFMHSAKVFLILFFNHAIQQEQTNCLKLLSKFQACSEDLLEAINHFMLQLQANVRAYVACGLIVLDYKFITALLMATTNVFIFFLQYEITYQALAVAANETKI, via the exons ATGTGGCTGCCCAAATTGAAGCAGGCTTCACGTAAAGGACGCAAGGTTGCGGCACTGCAATGGGCAAAGAG GAATTGGAATCTTACACTGCAGCTGCACAAATCAAGCTCCGATCAGTTGAGAGAGGAGCtgaagctgctgttgttcaTTTGTGTGCTGGCTGGGAGTGCTCCGATTGCAGTCTTTCCTCGCTACCGAAGCCGATGCTATGATGCAGTGCAGCAATCTTGGCTGATCGTGTTGTATGCCTGGCTGTGTTTTGCCGCCTACTGGGATCTGCTGCATGGTAATATAAAACTCAGTGACCTAGAGCAAAAGTTCTATGGCATCGAATCGATGACGTACCTCATCCATGTGCCCTGCATCATGATACTCAGTGTTAGCTGGAAGCAAAAGATTTGCGCTGTATTTGACCGAATTGCGCAATTTGATTTGGCCAGTGGTTATATTGTGGAACGTCGAAACATCGGTCCTTGTATTCGAAAACATTTGCTTGTGGTGCTGATCCTCACTAGTTGCTATATTCCAATCTCGTATTGCTTCTGTCAATATGAGGTTAATAGGACTATAATCGACTTGAGCACATTTGTGTTGCCCAATATCTTGAGCGGCATTTCATTTATACCTTACTTCATAATGTTGCAAGGAGTCTGCCGTCGTATGCACTGCATAACTGTGTCTTTGGGAGCGGAGCTTCAAAAAGAATTTCCCATTCAACGTGATCATCTTAACCAACTGCGATGGCAACACATTAATCTGCTGCAATTTACAAAGGCAGTGAATCAAACCTTTGGCGTTTCCATATTGTGTGTCTATGTGAGCTCCTTCTTCAATGTCAACACTAATTTGTTTCTGGCTTACAAGAATATTGAGAATCCCGATGTGTCAGATTGGGCGTGGTGGACGTACATCCTTCTCTGGCTATTTATGCACTCAGCCAAGGTGTTTCTAATACTTTTTTTCAACCACGCAATCCAACAAGAG CAAACCAACTGCTTGAAATTGTTAAGTAAGTTTCAAGCTTGTAGCGAAGATTTGCTGGAAGCCATCAATCACTTTATGCTCCAATTGCAAGCCAATGTGCGAGCTTATGTTGCATGTGGTCTAATTGTGTTGGATTACAAGTTCATTACGGCG CTTTTGATGGCCACCACAAATGTTTTCATATTCTTTCTGCAATACGAAATTACTTATCAAGCGCTGGCAGTTGCCGCCAACGagacaaaaatttga
- the LOC133841907 gene encoding eukaryotic translation elongation factor 1 epsilon-1 → MCDVATVQKIANCLGVKPGKVQLNEEQVVTRTSAQNKTVSGFATILESLARESKSETAQNSTASREVEAQVYQWIEFAVLYVSPGSKDKHVAKQLLGDFNKLFVNKSYLVGHFITLADLAVYYAIYDLVKSLSPLDKENYLNLSRWFDHLQQRPDIHQGEQLLNFTTIYLHNWAQGTHV, encoded by the exons atgtgtgaCGTTGCAACAGTACAGAAAATTGCCAACTGTCTGGGCGTTAAACCCGGCAAAGTGCAGCTGAATGAAGAGCAA GTCGTAACTCGCACAAGCGCCCAAAACAAAACCGTTTCTGGCTTTGCCACCATACTAGAAAGCTTGGCCCGTGAATCAAAATCGGAGACAGCCCAGAACAGCACAGCATCCAGGGAAGTGGAGGCGCAGGTGTATCAATGGATTGAATTCGCTGTGCTCTACGTGTCTCCCGGCTCCAAAGATAAGCATGTGGCTAAGCAATTGTTGGGCGACTTTAACAAACTGTTTGTCAACAAATCGTATTTGGTGGGCCACTTCATCACACTGGCCGATCTGGCTGTCTACTATGCCATTTATGATCTTGTG AAATCCCTTTCGCCACTGGATAAGGAGAACTATCTGAATCTATCGCGTTGGTTTGATCATCTGCAGCAACGTCCGGACATCCATCAGGGCGAGCAATTGCTGAACTTCACCACAATCTATCTGCACAACTGGGCTCAAGGAACCCATGTTTAG